One genomic region from Candidatus Tisiphia endosymbiont of Dioctria linearis encodes:
- a CDS encoding MFS transporter, whose protein sequence is MSELVQENTRIVPTQTSLSKEQKEAVGLLSVGTFLEYFDLMLYVHMAVLLNELFFPQSDPHTTTLLSAFSFCATFVFRPIGALLFGWIGDKVGRKVTLFVTTFMMACSCLVMFSLPTYAQIGITASVLITICRIVQGMSSLGEAVGAGLYLTEMTKPPMQYPVVGCISIFAGLGGVCALGIATLVTSHGFNWRYAFLFGTVIALVGAMARTRLREAPEFADATRRLLNKLKTFGLEKKDITNQEMLNEKVNIKTILAYLSIESTGPIIFYFVYIHCATMLKSTFNYSAEQIISHNLFVIMAELITSILITYLCYKIYPIKILKIKLVICASIIIFMPYILTAASLTNHPILQEKVSKKTVIALFLFQCAGPVSFYFIYIYCGNVLKTNFGYTMAEVIQHNFIACIIEFLTISILCYLSLKIYPLLILRVILIICSIFIIFCPYLLNNISSPCQLFLMQFVMILLYECLAPALPICYKNFPVFKRFTYVSVIFAISRTSMYVITAFAFTYLYDHFGHWGLWIIMVPTIISFAYGLLHFEKLAKEYGDLPIAFRDTATYSEKNNYSSQL, encoded by the coding sequence ATGAGTGAATTAGTTCAAGAAAACACCAGGATTGTACCTACTCAGACTAGTTTATCGAAAGAACAAAAAGAAGCTGTTGGGTTACTCTCAGTAGGGACTTTCTTGGAATATTTTGACTTGATGTTATATGTCCATATGGCAGTATTGTTGAATGAGTTATTTTTTCCACAGAGTGATCCGCACACTACTACTCTTCTGTCAGCTTTCTCCTTCTGTGCTACTTTTGTTTTTCGACCAATTGGTGCTTTGCTATTTGGTTGGATAGGCGATAAAGTAGGTCGCAAAGTTACGCTGTTTGTCACAACTTTCATGATGGCATGTTCTTGTTTGGTGATGTTTAGTTTACCGACTTATGCACAAATTGGCATTACCGCTTCGGTATTAATCACTATTTGTCGGATAGTGCAAGGTATGTCATCCTTAGGAGAAGCAGTAGGTGCTGGATTATATTTAACGGAAATGACTAAGCCACCAATGCAATATCCTGTTGTTGGTTGTATTTCAATATTTGCTGGTTTAGGTGGAGTATGTGCTTTAGGTATTGCAACGTTGGTTACTTCACATGGCTTTAATTGGCGATATGCTTTTTTATTTGGTACAGTGATTGCCTTAGTGGGAGCTATGGCAAGAACAAGACTTAGAGAAGCACCAGAATTTGCTGATGCAACCAGAAGGCTGCTAAATAAACTTAAAACTTTCGGTTTAGAGAAAAAGGATATTACTAATCAAGAAATGCTAAATGAAAAAGTTAATATAAAAACTATATTAGCTTATTTATCAATTGAATCTACAGGACCAATTATTTTCTATTTTGTATATATACATTGTGCTACTATGCTGAAAAGCACCTTCAATTATAGTGCTGAACAAATTATTAGTCATAACTTGTTTGTTATAATGGCAGAGCTAATTACCAGTATTCTAATTACTTATTTGTGTTATAAGATATATCCAATAAAAATTTTAAAAATAAAATTAGTAATTTGTGCTAGTATTATTATATTTATGCCCTATATATTAACTGCAGCTAGCTTAACAAATCACCCAATATTGCAAGAAAAAGTTAGTAAAAAAACAGTAATAGCTTTGTTTTTATTCCAATGTGCTGGACCAGTAAGTTTTTATTTTATTTATATATATTGTGGTAATGTTTTAAAAACTAACTTTGGTTATACTATGGCTGAAGTTATTCAACATAATTTCATTGCCTGTATAATAGAGTTTCTAACCATATCAATATTATGTTATTTAAGTTTAAAAATATATCCATTACTAATACTAAGAGTTATATTGATTATATGTTCTATTTTTATCATATTTTGTCCATACTTATTGAATAATATTAGTTCTCCTTGTCAATTATTTTTGATGCAATTTGTTATGATTTTATTGTATGAATGCTTAGCTCCTGCTCTTCCCATTTGTTATAAAAACTTTCCGGTATTTAAACGCTTTACCTATGTTAGCGTTATATTCGCTATATCTCGAACTTCGATGTATGTAATCACTGCTTTTGCTTTTACCTATCTTTATGATCATTTTGGTCATTGGGGATTATGGATTATTATGGTTCCAACAATTATCAGTTTTGCTTACGGACTATTGCATTTTGAAAAGTTGGCAAAAGAGTATGGCGATTTACCTATTGCTTTTAGAGACACGGCTACTTATTCCGAAAAAAACAATTATTCGAGTCAATTATGA
- a CDS encoding MFS transporter codes for MSKAVPENTRIIPNQQTSLTKEQKEAVGLLSIGTFLEYFDLMLYVHMAAFLNELFFEPTDAKTSSLMISFAFCTTFIFRPVGAVIFGWLGDNIGRKSTVIITTFMMAMTCLVMANLPTYAQIGITATWVVTICRALQGISSMGEMTGAQLYLTETIKPPVQYASVGLMGVCCDLGGLMALGVASLVTMHGFNWRLAFWIGAAVALVGSVARTTLRETPEFADAKRQIKKVFEKANIDTASLTNHPILQEKVNKKTVIAFFLLKCASPVCFYFLYIYCGNILKTNFGYTMAEIIQHNFIVCLMAFLTISILSYLSLKIYPLLIIKIILIICSIFIIFCPYLLNHINAPYQLFLIQLVMVLLYECLGPAGPILYKCFPVFKRFTYISIIFAISRALMYIITSFGFIYITDYFGHWGLWVVMVPMIIGFAYGLLYFEKLAKECGDLPIAFRDTAIYSEKNNYSSQL; via the coding sequence ATGAGTAAAGCTGTTCCAGAAAATACCAGGATTATACCTAATCAGCAGACCAGCCTTACAAAAGAACAAAAAGAAGCTGTTGGTTTACTATCAATTGGTACATTCCTAGAATATTTTGATCTGATGCTATATGTTCATATGGCGGCGTTTCTTAATGAGTTGTTTTTTGAGCCAACTGATGCTAAGACAAGCTCTTTAATGATATCATTTGCTTTTTGTACTACCTTTATTTTCCGACCTGTTGGGGCAGTAATATTTGGGTGGTTGGGCGACAATATCGGACGTAAATCTACCGTGATCATCACAACTTTTATGATGGCTATGACATGTCTGGTGATGGCTAATCTACCTACTTATGCTCAGATAGGGATTACCGCTACCTGGGTAGTAACAATCTGCCGGGCTTTGCAAGGTATATCTTCTATGGGAGAGATGACAGGGGCACAACTTTATTTAACGGAAACCATTAAGCCACCAGTGCAATATGCAAGTGTCGGGTTAATGGGGGTTTGTTGTGACTTAGGGGGGTTAATGGCTTTAGGGGTTGCCTCACTTGTCACTATGCATGGTTTTAACTGGCGTTTGGCATTTTGGATTGGTGCAGCAGTGGCATTAGTTGGCTCTGTTGCCAGAACAACCTTGCGAGAAACCCCAGAATTTGCTGATGCCAAACGTCAAATCAAAAAAGTTTTTGAAAAAGCCAATATTGATACAGCTAGCTTAACAAACCACCCAATATTGCAAGAAAAAGTTAATAAAAAAACCGTCATAGCTTTCTTTTTATTAAAATGTGCTTCACCGGTATGTTTTTATTTTCTTTATATATATTGCGGTAATATTTTAAAAACTAATTTTGGTTATACCATGGCTGAAATTATTCAACATAATTTTATTGTCTGTCTAATGGCGTTCTTAACCATATCAATATTATCTTATTTAAGTTTAAAAATATATCCATTACTAATCATAAAAATTATACTGATCATATGCTCTATTTTTATCATATTTTGTCCATATTTATTGAATCATATTAATGCTCCTTATCAATTATTTTTGATACAATTGGTTATGGTTTTATTATATGAATGCTTAGGTCCTGCTGGTCCCATTCTTTATAAATGCTTTCCGGTATTTAAACGTTTTACCTATATTAGCATTATATTCGCTATATCTCGAGCTTTGATGTATATCATTACCTCTTTTGGTTTTATTTACATTACTGACTATTTTGGTCATTGGGGATTATGGGTCGTTATGGTTCCGATGATTATCGGTTTTGCTTACGGACTATTGTATTTTGAAAAATTGGCAAAAGAGTGTGGCGATTTACCTATTGCTTTTAGAGACACGGCTATTTATTCCGAAAAAAACAATTATTCGAGTCAACTATGA
- a CDS encoding Rpn family recombination-promoting nuclease/putative transposase gives MDKITPRVDLAFKKIFGVEENKDLLISLINSIVGQEDQVAEVTLLNPYNPKNFKNDKLSILDVKAKSVDGKRFNIEIQISDEADYDKRALYYWTKLYTEQLKVAQDYSTLSKAIGIHILNFTSIPKVDKYHNVFHIVEKDSGLLYFKDLELHTIELNKFTDNSHEELADILKKVKDSLDMWLAFLTRHDLLNKDNLPKELDNIALKKALTVLNVMNFTDEEREAYEGHLKWLRIEANTIKKFEDKGRAEGKEEGRAEGRVEGRVEGRVEEKISMAKEMLLNNESMEKIIKYTKLSKSQIENLK, from the coding sequence ATGGATAAAATAACTCCTCGCGTGGATTTAGCTTTCAAAAAGATCTTTGGTGTAGAAGAGAATAAGGATTTGCTGATATCCTTGATTAATTCTATCGTTGGACAAGAGGATCAAGTGGCAGAGGTAACTTTGCTTAATCCATATAACCCTAAAAACTTTAAGAATGATAAACTCTCAATATTAGACGTTAAAGCCAAATCTGTTGATGGCAAAAGGTTCAATATTGAGATTCAAATTAGCGACGAAGCTGATTATGATAAGCGAGCTTTATATTACTGGACTAAATTATATACTGAGCAATTAAAGGTAGCTCAGGACTATTCGACCTTAAGCAAAGCCATTGGTATTCATATACTTAATTTTACTTCTATTCCTAAAGTAGATAAATATCACAATGTTTTCCATATAGTCGAAAAAGATAGTGGCTTGTTGTATTTCAAGGATCTCGAATTACATACTATTGAGCTTAATAAGTTTACTGATAATTCTCATGAGGAATTAGCTGATATACTGAAAAAAGTAAAAGACTCTCTAGATATGTGGTTAGCTTTTTTAACAAGACATGACCTACTTAACAAAGATAATTTGCCTAAAGAACTGGACAATATTGCCTTAAAAAAAGCTCTAACAGTGCTAAATGTTATGAACTTTACTGACGAAGAAAGAGAGGCCTATGAAGGTCATCTCAAATGGCTGCGTATAGAAGCTAATACTATCAAGAAATTTGAGGATAAAGGTAGAGCGGAAGGTAAAGAGGAAGGTAGAGCGGAAGGTAGAGTGGAAGGTAGAGTGGAAGGTAGAGTGGAAGAAAAAATATCTATGGCAAAAGAAATGCTATTAAACAATGAGTCGATGGAAAAAATTATTAAATACACTAAGTTAAGTAAATCTCAAATAGAAAATCTAAAATGA
- a CDS encoding AAA family ATPase produces MSAGKEFVGFKPARPLRIFYLQTEIGYHYMRERLQNIQLPKELLDKAETNLHITANNRLLLDEQGVNIAAKHIRQIFPEHPPDIIAIDPIRNSFDGGRHDSTENENDAMMFFLQNRIELLRDKINPHTGIILVHHTKKISRIQFEDDPFQAFSGASSLRGYYTSGILLYKPEIDSNNRHLIFELRNGKEIGNKIIHKVAGIWEELNPMEKRIAYKVKGKLYDRERERRIKVIIKLLEADALRGKFYLMKQFAQKYQNYIDLGGRRAIYDDCSVAATQGVIKFFDNPEEYGIKLASVVNASFGYICTENMMMEKEEVINIETGETIKNYIQIPPTHYKCDGDGRKKKILNNNNWQIDLEKIGENTVNKTNLKCSS; encoded by the coding sequence ATGTCAGCAGGTAAAGAATTTGTTGGGTTTAAACCAGCAAGACCATTAAGGATATTTTATTTGCAAACAGAAATTGGTTACCATTATATGCGAGAGAGGTTACAAAATATCCAGCTGCCAAAAGAGTTGCTTGATAAGGCAGAAACTAATTTGCATATTACAGCTAATAATAGATTACTGCTCGATGAACAAGGAGTCAATATTGCTGCTAAACATATTAGACAGATTTTCCCTGAACATCCACCGGATATTATTGCCATTGACCCTATTCGCAATAGTTTTGATGGTGGTAGACATGACTCTACCGAGAACGAAAATGATGCCATGATGTTTTTTCTGCAAAATAGAATTGAGTTACTGAGAGATAAAATAAATCCTCATACTGGCATTATTCTTGTTCATCATACTAAAAAAATTAGTCGTATACAATTTGAAGATGATCCATTTCAAGCATTTAGTGGAGCAAGTAGCTTGAGAGGTTATTATACTAGCGGGATATTATTATATAAACCTGAGATAGATAGTAATAATCGTCATTTAATTTTTGAATTGCGTAATGGCAAGGAGATTGGCAACAAGATTATTCATAAGGTTGCTGGTATATGGGAAGAGTTAAATCCTATGGAGAAACGTATTGCATATAAAGTAAAGGGTAAGCTTTACGATCGCGAACGTGAACGCCGTATTAAGGTTATTATTAAACTACTTGAGGCAGATGCTTTAAGAGGTAAGTTTTATCTAATGAAACAGTTTGCTCAAAAATATCAGAATTATATAGATTTAGGTGGTAGAAGAGCGATTTATGATGACTGCTCAGTTGCTGCTACTCAAGGAGTAATTAAGTTTTTTGATAATCCTGAGGAGTATGGAATAAAGCTCGCAAGTGTTGTTAACGCAAGCTTTGGTTATATATGTACTGAAAATATGATGATGGAAAAAGAGGAAGTCATCAATATTGAAACTGGAGAAACAATAAAAAATTATATTCAAATACCACCCACGCATTACAAATGTGATGGTGATGGAAGGAAGAAAAAGATACTAAATAATAATAACTGGCAAATAGATTTAGAAAAAATTGGTGAAAATACTGTAAATAAAACAAATTTAAAATGCAGCTCATAA